The genomic stretch CTGCAGCGTTACTACAGTTACTATCCTTCACTCCTTCCTCTGAGGAGGCCATACTCAGGAGATCCAGGTAAGCTTGTACGCAGGATGAGCACCTAGTGATGTCTCCCTACCCAATGGTCCTGGCCATCCTGTGAAAATGGACGGTCACTGCAAATCATACACATTTAATGGGCCCGATCAGGCGAGATTTTGGGGCATCATCCATCCACCATATGGTCaaccttaggggttgtttggcaacATGGATTTTGGGCAGTTAGGAATTGGAATCCAGGACTTTCAATTTAAATCATGTTTGGCATCCCAAAAtcctggatttcaaatccaacttgGATTGAAAATCCTCAAGAGGGCCCCTTTCAAAATCCAAGAGAAAACGTGGGGTGCAAAATCCTGAAATTTCAATCCTCTCCAACTATCATCACTgctctctcctcctctcttttGAGGCCCCCATAATTCAAAATAAAGGCTGCCAAACATAATTACTGTATTCCACAGGATTGAGGTTGCTGAACACAACTGAAAGAATGCAAAATCCAGGTTTGAAAATCCGGAATTTGAAAATCCAAAtacatgctgccaaacaaccccttaaaaACAATTGGGATCACcagaaggtgggccctgctcatgcaGTTTGTTTGGCCGAGCAAGTACTAGATGGGAAATTTGAGTATTCCTCACAAAGTCACACAACCCCATCTTCTTTTGTACAGAAATTCTTGATGAACAAGAGTTTGGGGAAGCTTCGGCAAATGCTGATCATGACGAGAGTCGTATAAATCCAGCTGAAGAGCTCGGCCTGATGGTTAGTCTTCTGACTAGTGCAAGATTAGCTAGTGATATAAGGTGCAGAGGCCCAAGCCCTTTCTAACATTTTTTGGGTGCCGGCAGGaggaaaaaaatggagaaatgctCTTGTTTCAGCTACCGGCTTCTCTTCCTTTGGTCAAGCGGTCGGCTTCTGCAAAGGATAAAGAGACAGCTGATGGCTCAGAGCCATCCACGAAAGAGAAAACTGATGGATTGGAGCCATCCACAAAAGAGGCAGCCGATGGCTCGAAGCCATCTAGGAGAAGGGGCATTCCAGAGAAGGGCTGCAGATTGGAAGAGCTGCCGGCTGGCTTCATGGGGAAAATGCTTGTGTACAAGAGTGGCGCTGTCAAAATGAAGCTCGGAGATACCCTTTTCGATGTGAGTACACTACAACAATGTCCTTGTCTCAGATAAGtagtaaattttattttcataGGGATGCATGGTTCGGCTATCATTACACATCACCCCAACTGCAAACTATGGATGCTTGGCGTAGATATCATCATCCATCTTCTGAAAGGTGTCATGTTTTCATGTGGCTCATCTCAGTATGGCCCCAAATGTGGATGATGTGGATCAATATCCAAATTCCATGCTGATGTCTGGTTGTGCGGTACGCATAATATGGCATGGCATggcatcaatttttttttattttttcttttttcttttttcccctctAGATTATCTGATACCAACAAACTGGAATCATCTACAACACTTTCTTTATGCAGTGTGTACAAACATTGAAGCTCTTTGGGGCCTGCCAAGTTGTATAcatgaaatctactccatttaTCAGGCACACTCAATGATAGGCTCTAGGACCAATAATCAGGCAGATCCActactcaggtgggacacacaacaTGTAACAATCGGATGGGACACCAACCATAGGtttttatgtggggccaccatgatgtatctttcatcaaacctgttgttcatcatgtgtGACTCACGAGGATGAAAGTAGATCAAGGCAGGCCACAATACATGTAGccgcaattttacattgttctccTTGTTGTGTCTCATCTAATTTTTTTTATCGGCCTGATCTTTTGAATGTACGGTGAACATAATGTTCATCACccgatggacatggtggatttcacacatacaaCAGGGGACCCCAAAGAGCTTGGGTGTTTGATGCAACTGTTGAAGACTATTACAGTCCAGTACCAACCATAATTCTCAGCCATTAGGCATGTTACAAGTGCATTGCACTTGCAAGATTGGTCCACGGTGGCGAAGTTAATTGTCATTTATTCCGTCTCTCAGTGGTTGGTCCACCTTTGCCAGGGTGGAGGGGTCCACCTTCAACCTTTGCCATGGGTATTTCTCTTGGTTTCATTCCCAATATAGAAAGAAGAATTATATGGTTCCCCCACTGGATTTTGTATTAAGTGGGTGCCATGGTGGTTCAGGTGGGCACGAACCGTTGATCCAATGGGATCTATTGGGGATGGTGGGTCTAGGAAAATATCGGAGAATAGATTATCCCAACCCGTTGATTGTTAGTGGATCCTTGCTATAATCTCCTTAACATCTTCTTGCATGCAATCAAAGGTCTCTTTTTCAGGCATCCCCTGTTCATGATAGGGCTCATCAGATCACCTGTCTGTACCCACCAAAACCACGGGCCCTTCTTGTCTATGGATTTCCCAcacattaagggcgtgtttgggcactgggattggaagagattaggtgggatggaattgcatctggtcccgtgccaattccactctatgtttgcggggagggggggggggaggatggaaaagctgtcgatggaattgcattgggtcccatg from Magnolia sinica isolate HGM2019 chromosome 17, MsV1, whole genome shotgun sequence encodes the following:
- the LOC131230440 gene encoding DNA-directed RNA polymerase III subunit rpc4-like, with translation MVIRIGRTGLEAPDDDDAVNEELLKRVKENFGRNGPKVDKKLAVEQVPSFGPSAARSHARSFGNAPRATSSSTAVGTGPQDGGGESSAPRVEKEYVDHWRYYSYYPSLLPLRRPYSGDPEILDEQEFGEASANADHDESRINPAEELGLMEEKNGEMLLFQLPASLPLVKRSASAKDKETADGSEPSTKEKTDGLEPSTKEAADGSKPSRRRGIPEKGCRLEELPAGFMGKMLVYKSGAVKMKLGDTLFDVSPGSNCVFAQDVAAINPVDKHCCILGELNKRAIVTPDVDSLLDGISNLE